One genomic segment of Stenotrophomonas sp. 704A1 includes these proteins:
- a CDS encoding sigma factor-like helix-turn-helix DNA-binding protein yields MDTSSEPRRAARPASEQVWQAFLAALHELPPDARAVLLLHDVLGADIDDIGPLLGLELPACRQRLDLARAHLLARRDPLEPGTP; encoded by the coding sequence ATGGACACCTCATCCGAGCCACGCCGCGCCGCCCGTCCCGCCAGTGAGCAGGTCTGGCAGGCCTTCCTTGCCGCGCTGCATGAACTGCCGCCCGATGCGCGCGCGGTGCTGCTGCTGCACGACGTGCTCGGTGCGGATATCGACGACATCGGGCCACTGCTGGGGTTGGAGCTGCCGGCCTGCCGGCAGCGCCTGGACCTGGCGCGTGCCCATCTGCTTGCCCGCCGCGACCCCCTGGAGCCCGGAACACCATGA
- a CDS encoding carboxymuconolactone decarboxylase family protein: MSPRLDYAAQSPELFKKLGLFSHAAHSASIEAAIVDLVNIRASQLNGCGFCLDMHVKEATIRGERALRLHHLAAWRESTLFSPRERACLAWTEALTQLPAHGIADDLYARVRSQLSEQEIVDLTYAVMAINAWNRANIAFQTEPGTLDKAFGLDKAGLA; the protein is encoded by the coding sequence ATGAGCCCACGCCTGGACTACGCTGCACAATCCCCCGAACTGTTCAAGAAGCTCGGCCTGTTCTCGCACGCCGCGCACTCCGCGTCGATCGAAGCGGCCATCGTCGACCTGGTCAACATCCGTGCCTCCCAGCTCAACGGCTGCGGCTTCTGCCTGGACATGCACGTGAAGGAAGCCACCATCCGCGGCGAGCGCGCCCTGCGATTGCACCACCTGGCGGCCTGGCGCGAATCGACCCTGTTCAGCCCGCGCGAACGCGCGTGCCTGGCCTGGACCGAAGCCCTGACCCAGCTGCCTGCGCACGGCATTGCCGACGACCTGTATGCGCGCGTGCGCAGCCAGTTGTCCGAACAGGAGATCGTCGATCTGACCTATGCGGTGATGGCGATCAATGCCTGGAACCGCGCCAACATCGCCTTCCAGACCGAACCCGGCACCCTGGACAAGGCATTCGGCCTGGACAAGGCCGGCTTGGCCTGA